One genomic window of Streptomyces sp. WP-1 includes the following:
- a CDS encoding ATP-binding protein, whose product MPQPTTRARQTGHPGYSETLPRQPESAATARLLLRTACAVWGLDALAEDGALIVSELVANAVQHARRESIRVVIDRPGAARVRVGVADLSRARPVEREAHENEEGGRGLRLVAAPAADWGTDERHWGKIVWADLEGRG is encoded by the coding sequence ATGCCGCAACCTACAACCCGGGCCCGCCAGACCGGGCACCCCGGGTACAGCGAGACCCTGCCGAGGCAGCCCGAGAGCGCAGCCACCGCGCGGCTCCTGCTTCGTACCGCCTGTGCCGTCTGGGGGCTGGACGCATTGGCCGAGGATGGGGCGCTGATCGTCTCCGAGTTGGTGGCCAACGCCGTGCAGCACGCCCGGCGGGAGTCCATCCGGGTCGTCATCGACCGCCCCGGCGCCGCGCGGGTGCGTGTCGGAGTCGCGGATCTCTCTCGGGCGCGGCCGGTGGAGCGCGAAGCGCACGAGAACGAAGAGGGCGGGCGCGGTCTGCGCCTCGTGGCGGCGCCGGCCGCCGACTGGGGCACGGACGAGCGGCACTGGGGCAAGATCGTGTGGGCGGACCTGGAGGGGCGGGGTTGA
- a CDS encoding helix-turn-helix transcriptional regulator, translated as MSDTTERRREFGAYLAGLRRHSGRSQRQFAAVLCAVSGAQSITRNEVSRWERGERVPDAWLPTFAQVLGVPLRELEQAAAYARGDAQAVLPGVAATLGDLLPDGDALEPLSAPCGRRIGATTVDGLAARVHGLRLADDVLSGGDLIAPAFRELRAAVRLYRESEHSEETGRGLLVQIGELGQIAGWIASDAGRGDDAEHAYRLGLSAARQAGDAPLVAQLAGSLGYHLTNSGREREGLELAKAAVAEAGPDAPATTRALFLDRVAWAHTRAGEAQPALRALGEAHAALDATGGPPAPKWAYWVNREELEVMDARVFTELRRPLRAVPLLQDVLGRYDATHAREVALYRSWLAVALADANEPEQAAEEARRVIGTSGDLSSERTAERARTVLHRLREYKDVPEAREVLADHGHLLLA; from the coding sequence ATGAGCGACACCACCGAGCGACGCCGCGAGTTCGGCGCCTACCTCGCCGGTCTGCGGCGGCACTCCGGCCGCTCGCAGCGGCAGTTCGCCGCCGTGCTGTGCGCCGTGTCCGGCGCCCAGTCGATCACGCGGAACGAGGTCTCCCGATGGGAGCGCGGGGAGCGCGTCCCGGACGCGTGGCTCCCCACCTTCGCCCAGGTGCTCGGCGTGCCGCTGCGTGAGCTGGAGCAGGCCGCCGCGTACGCCCGGGGGGACGCTCAGGCCGTCCTTCCCGGGGTCGCGGCCACCCTCGGGGACCTGCTGCCCGACGGGGACGCGCTGGAGCCGCTGTCAGCCCCCTGTGGCCGTCGGATCGGTGCCACCACAGTGGACGGTCTGGCGGCTCGCGTCCACGGTCTCCGGCTCGCGGACGATGTGCTGTCCGGCGGGGACCTGATCGCCCCCGCCTTCCGTGAGCTGCGCGCCGCCGTCCGCCTGTACCGCGAGTCCGAGCACTCCGAGGAGACGGGGCGCGGCCTGCTCGTGCAGATCGGGGAGTTGGGCCAGATCGCCGGATGGATCGCCTCGGACGCCGGTCGGGGTGACGACGCGGAGCACGCCTACCGACTCGGGCTCTCGGCCGCCCGCCAGGCCGGGGACGCGCCGCTGGTGGCACAGCTCGCGGGCAGCCTCGGCTACCACCTGACGAACAGCGGCCGGGAACGGGAGGGCCTGGAGCTGGCGAAGGCAGCCGTTGCGGAGGCCGGGCCGGACGCTCCGGCCACAACCCGCGCCCTGTTCCTGGACCGCGTGGCGTGGGCGCATACGCGTGCCGGGGAGGCTCAACCGGCCCTGCGGGCGCTCGGGGAGGCCCACGCCGCCCTGGACGCCACGGGCGGCCCTCCCGCGCCGAAGTGGGCCTACTGGGTCAACCGCGAGGAGCTGGAGGTCATGGACGCCCGGGTGTTCACCGAGCTGCGCCGCCCGCTGCGCGCGGTGCCGCTGCTCCAGGACGTGCTGGGACGCTACGACGCCACGCACGCCCGGGAGGTCGCGCTGTACCGCTCATGGTTGGCCGTGGCGCTGGCTGACGCGAACGAGCCCGAGCAGGCTGCCGAAGAGGCCCGCCGCGTCATCGGCACATCCGGCGATCTTTCCTCGGAGCGCACGGCGGAGCGGGCCCGGACGGTCCTGCACCGGCTGAGGGAGTACAAGGACGTGCCCGAGGCACGCGAAGTGCTGGCCGACCATGGGCACTTGTTGCTCGCTTAG